In a genomic window of Branchiostoma floridae strain S238N-H82 chromosome 19, Bfl_VNyyK, whole genome shotgun sequence:
- the LOC118407032 gene encoding uncharacterized protein LOC118407032 yields the protein MINDVKPVTENSHWKYVDDFNLGEIRLISTPSSLQRDLNHLDNWATENHMLLNPKKCMAMHFSFVRAPIQPPVLTLAGQTLKTTTQARLLGLHIRSNLKWDDQVDVMVSKSSKRLVVISRLRRSGVPIADLNTIYCGYIRPLLEYAAPCWASALTQRQSAALERVQRRACRLMMGRQFVSYTAALQHIGLERLSTRRQKLCTDFALRVERSPRFSTWLPPTRGQQHGRQLRNSARYQQPTGTNRYLTSAIPAMIKSLNEL from the coding sequence ATGATCAATGATGTTAAACCGGTCACCGAGAACTCACACTGGAAATACGTAGATGACTTCAATCTGGGAGAGATCAGGCTTATCTCTACCCCGTCATCGCTTCAACGTGATCTGAACCACCTTGACAACTGGGCTACGGAAAACCACATGCTACTTAACCCCAAGAAATGCATGGCCATGCACTTCTCTTTCGTGCGCGCCCCCATACAACCTCCAGTGCTGACTCTTGCAGGACAgacacttaaaaccaccacccaGGCTAGGTTGCTTGGACTCCACATCCGCTCTAACCTGAAATGGGATGACCAGGTGGATGTCATGGTGTCCAAAAGTAGCAAAAGGCTGGTCGTCATCAGCAGGTTGCGACGTTCCGGGGTGCCGATCGCAGACCTGAACACCATATACTGCGGGTATATAAGACCATTACTCGAGTACGCCGCTCCATGCTGGGCTTCAGCACTCACACAGAGACAGTCGGCCGCCTTAGAGCGGGTGCAGCGAAGGGCCTGCAGGTTGATGATGGGGCGTCAGTTCGTCTCTTACACGGCAGCTCTCCAGCACATCGGCCTTGAGCGCCTTTCAACACGTAGACAGAAACTCTGTACTGACTTTGCCTTGAGAGTTGAAAGGTCTCCTCGCTTCTCCACATGGCTGCCCCCTACCCGTGGACAACAACATGGCAGGCAACTCCGCAACTCTGCGCGATACCAACAACCTACCGGGACTAACCGCTACTTAACCAGCGCTATACCGGCAATGATCAAATCATTGAACGAACTGTAG